The Allorhodopirellula heiligendammensis genome includes a window with the following:
- the argH gene encoding argininosuccinate lyase, producing the protein MASPSRSGVFAAQTDQRLEAYAESITFDSRLYRQDIRGSIAHAEMLRTVGLISDTEFTQIRDELENIRGRLDRNELPLRFELEDIHMHVEQALIDATGDVGRKLHTARSRNDQVSTDVRMWIRESLDAVDALLLDLQRAFLSRCDDDFDVILPAYTHLQRAQPVLAPHYWLAYMEKFERDRARLADCRRRVNQCPLGIAAVAGTTLPIDRQQTAEALEFEGITANSLDTSSDRDFVLESSFVLSMIASHLSGWAEEWILWSTVEFDFIAIGQEFCTGSSIMPQKVNPDTLELTRGKSARVMGSLQTLMLLVKNLPLAYNRDLQEDKPPLFDSFDTTRAMLELAVPIVAGATLKRKSIAARIEKGYLDATTLMEWMIRKGMPQRTAHHLVGAIVGEAMKRGVALAELPIETLKELSSEIDESVYEVLGTENAVAAFCSEGSTAPHRVREQIAAWKHRLG; encoded by the coding sequence GTGGCTAGCCCTTCCCGCAGCGGTGTTTTCGCCGCGCAAACCGATCAACGACTCGAAGCTTACGCCGAAAGCATTACTTTTGATTCGCGACTGTACCGGCAGGACATTCGCGGCTCGATCGCACATGCGGAGATGCTCCGCACGGTGGGATTGATCAGCGATACCGAATTCACCCAGATTCGCGACGAACTAGAAAACATTCGTGGCCGGCTCGATCGCAACGAACTTCCGCTGCGTTTCGAACTCGAAGACATCCACATGCACGTCGAGCAGGCGTTAATCGACGCCACCGGCGACGTCGGTCGCAAACTCCACACCGCCCGCAGTCGCAACGATCAGGTTAGCACCGATGTCCGAATGTGGATTCGCGAATCGCTCGATGCGGTCGATGCCTTGCTGCTGGACCTGCAGCGAGCCTTCCTGAGCCGCTGCGATGATGACTTCGATGTCATCCTGCCCGCATATACCCACCTGCAGCGTGCCCAGCCCGTGCTCGCGCCGCACTACTGGCTGGCCTATATGGAAAAATTCGAGCGAGATCGGGCTCGTTTGGCCGATTGCCGCCGCCGGGTTAACCAGTGCCCGCTCGGCATCGCTGCGGTTGCCGGCACCACGCTGCCGATTGACCGCCAACAAACCGCCGAAGCGTTGGAATTCGAAGGCATCACCGCCAACAGCCTCGACACCAGTAGCGACCGGGACTTCGTCCTGGAGTCGTCGTTCGTCCTGTCGATGATTGCCTCGCACCTGAGCGGGTGGGCGGAGGAATGGATCTTATGGAGCACCGTCGAGTTCGATTTCATTGCGATCGGCCAAGAGTTCTGCACCGGCAGCAGCATCATGCCACAAAAGGTGAACCCCGATACGCTCGAACTGACCCGCGGCAAGTCAGCTCGTGTGATGGGCAGCTTGCAAACGCTGATGCTGTTGGTGAAGAATCTACCGCTGGCCTACAACCGTGACTTGCAAGAGGACAAACCGCCACTATTCGACTCATTCGACACCACCCGTGCAATGCTGGAATTAGCCGTTCCCATCGTGGCGGGTGCGACGTTGAAACGAAAATCCATCGCCGCTCGGATTGAGAAGGGGTATCTCGACGCGACGACATTGATGGAATGGATGATTCGCAAAGGCATGCCTCAACGGACGGCCCACCACCTCGTCGGCGCAATCGTTGGCGAAGCGATGAAGCGTGGCGTAGCGTTGGCCGAACTACCGATCGAGACCCTCAAAGAACTCAGCAGCGAGATCGACGAGAGCGTCTACGAGGTGCTTGGGACTGAAAACGCTGTCGCGGCATTCTGCAGCGAAGGCTCGACTGCGCCGCACCGAGTCCGTGAGCAGATCGCCGCGTGGAAACATCGGTTGGGGTAG